One stretch of Jiangella gansuensis DSM 44835 DNA includes these proteins:
- a CDS encoding ankyrin repeat domain-containing protein — MTWSSELTGQLDFYWVVHLRPRLAGLTDDEYLWKPVDGSWSLRPAGDGRWDLDSLPVEPPIAPVTTIAWRVVHVGRDVLGKRARAFFAPDSVPGGQTVPDDVVMYDERYWPEPPPRTAADALAFLDQAYGLWHDGVAALDDAAMRRPLGPKGGPYAEDSMAALVLHVSREVMAHGAEICLLRDLYRAYRDREDPLVAAALRGDGEAVERLAPRAAAVRPTLIAEAAGLRHWDVVRALARNGAEVNAGNPGALHYAAAAGTLDVIRLLVERGADTSAVDDRYHLPPAGWAEFFGHTEAAAYLHSVTG; from the coding sequence ATGACGTGGAGCAGCGAACTCACCGGCCAGTTGGACTTCTACTGGGTCGTTCATCTCCGGCCCCGGTTGGCCGGCCTGACCGACGACGAATACCTGTGGAAGCCGGTCGACGGTTCGTGGAGCCTGCGGCCGGCAGGCGACGGCCGGTGGGACCTGGACTCCCTGCCCGTGGAACCGCCCATCGCGCCGGTCACCACGATCGCCTGGCGGGTGGTGCATGTCGGCCGGGACGTGCTGGGGAAGCGCGCGCGGGCGTTCTTCGCACCGGACTCGGTACCCGGCGGCCAGACGGTGCCCGACGACGTCGTCATGTACGACGAGCGGTACTGGCCGGAACCGCCGCCTCGGACCGCCGCGGACGCGCTGGCCTTCCTGGACCAGGCGTACGGGCTGTGGCACGACGGCGTCGCTGCACTGGACGACGCCGCGATGCGCCGGCCGCTGGGGCCGAAGGGCGGCCCGTACGCCGAGGACTCGATGGCAGCGCTCGTGCTGCACGTCAGCCGCGAGGTGATGGCGCACGGCGCGGAGATCTGCCTGCTGCGGGACCTGTACCGAGCCTACCGCGACCGGGAGGACCCGCTGGTGGCTGCGGCGCTGCGCGGCGACGGCGAGGCGGTCGAGCGGCTGGCGCCGCGGGCGGCGGCGGTGCGGCCCACCCTGATCGCAGAGGCGGCCGGGCTGCGGCACTGGGACGTCGTGCGGGCCCTCGCCCGGAACGGGGCGGAGGTGAACGCCGGCAACCCGGGGGCGTTGCACTACGCGGCCGCGGCCGGAACCCTGGACGTCATCCGGTTGCTGGTGGAGCGCGGAGCGGACACGTCCGCCGTCGACGACCGCTACCACCTGCCGCCGGCGGGCTGGGCGGAGTTCTTCGGCCACACCGAGGCAGCGGCGTACCTGCACTCGGTCACCGGCTGA
- the pgl gene encoding 6-phosphogluconolactonase produces MTAPTVVVHRDAELLVQAVAARLITKLVDAQAAHGDASVVLTGGTAGIATLRAVAESPACGAVDWPALSVLWGDERFLPPGDPDRNETQARSALLDHVPVDPARVFPMPAAVGGLTPEDAAAQYAETLAAETAKRAHSGAPVFDVLLLGVGPDGHVASLFPEHPALHDDRPVVGVRGAPKPPPNRVSLSMPVIRSADEVWLVVAGAEKAPAVRMALEGSGPVQLPAAGVRAERATRWLLDRAAASELPADLARVASP; encoded by the coding sequence ATGACCGCGCCCACTGTCGTCGTCCACCGCGACGCCGAGCTGCTGGTGCAGGCCGTCGCGGCCCGGTTGATCACCAAGCTGGTGGACGCCCAGGCCGCGCACGGCGACGCGTCGGTCGTGCTGACCGGGGGCACCGCCGGCATCGCGACGCTGCGAGCGGTCGCGGAGTCGCCGGCGTGCGGCGCCGTCGACTGGCCGGCGCTGTCGGTCTTGTGGGGCGACGAGCGGTTCCTTCCACCCGGCGACCCCGACCGCAACGAGACCCAGGCGCGGTCGGCGTTGCTGGACCACGTGCCGGTCGACCCCGCCCGGGTGTTCCCGATGCCGGCCGCGGTGGGCGGCCTGACGCCCGAGGACGCGGCCGCCCAGTACGCCGAGACGCTCGCGGCCGAGACGGCGAAGCGGGCGCACTCCGGCGCGCCGGTGTTCGACGTACTCCTGCTGGGCGTGGGGCCGGACGGCCACGTGGCGTCGTTGTTCCCCGAGCACCCGGCGCTGCACGACGACCGCCCGGTGGTCGGGGTCCGCGGCGCACCCAAGCCGCCGCCCAACCGGGTCAGCCTGAGCATGCCGGTCATCCGCTCCGCCGACGAGGTGTGGCTGGTCGTGGCCGGTGCCGAGAAGGCGCCCGCGGTCCGGATGGCGCTCGAGGGGTCCGGACCGGTGCAGCTGCCGGCGGCGGGCGTCCGAGCCGAGCGCGCGACACGCTGGCTCCTGGACCGGGCGGCCGCGTCCGAGCTGCCGGCCGACCTGGCCCGCGTCGCCTCCCCCTGA
- the opcA gene encoding glucose-6-phosphate dehydrogenase assembly protein OpcA, translating to MIIDIPSTTAADVAKRLVELREKHGAVALGRVLTLVLVADESDAEDAIESANRASHEHPCRIIAVIRGTSRGSARLDAQIRVGGDAGASEVVVLRTFGPLTGHQESVVVPLLLPDNPVVVWWPDEAPAVPADDPIGVLAQRRITDVAACKRPIAALHDRVEGYRPGDTDLTWTRLTLWRALLAAAMDQPPQEAVTAARVVGGPDNASADLLAGWLALCLDVPVTRTKASGVDGLLSVRLDRESGPIAIERPDDENAVLSVPGRAERRVSLPRRSAAECLAEELRRLDPDEIYGEVLSEGLKRQHEIGKTTRTKAKARR from the coding sequence ATGATCATCGACATTCCGTCGACGACGGCGGCCGACGTCGCCAAGCGCCTGGTCGAACTGCGCGAGAAGCACGGCGCGGTGGCACTGGGCCGCGTGCTGACGCTTGTCCTCGTCGCCGACGAGAGCGACGCCGAGGACGCCATCGAGTCGGCCAACAGGGCCAGCCACGAGCACCCGTGCCGCATCATCGCGGTCATCCGCGGCACGTCGCGCGGGTCGGCCCGGCTGGACGCCCAGATCCGGGTCGGCGGCGATGCCGGCGCCAGCGAGGTCGTCGTGCTGCGCACGTTCGGACCGCTGACCGGGCATCAGGAGTCGGTCGTGGTGCCGTTGCTGCTACCGGACAACCCGGTGGTGGTGTGGTGGCCGGACGAGGCTCCCGCGGTGCCCGCCGACGATCCCATCGGCGTCCTCGCGCAGCGACGCATCACCGACGTCGCCGCCTGCAAGCGGCCCATCGCCGCGTTGCACGACCGCGTCGAAGGTTACCGCCCCGGCGACACCGACCTCACCTGGACCCGGCTGACGCTGTGGCGGGCGCTGCTGGCCGCGGCCATGGACCAGCCTCCGCAGGAGGCGGTGACCGCGGCGCGTGTCGTCGGCGGCCCGGACAACGCCAGCGCCGACCTGCTCGCCGGCTGGCTGGCGCTGTGCCTGGACGTCCCGGTCACCCGCACGAAGGCCTCCGGCGTGGACGGGCTGCTCAGCGTGCGGCTGGACCGGGAGTCCGGCCCGATCGCCATCGAGCGGCCCGACGACGAGAACGCCGTCCTGTCCGTCCCCGGCCGGGCCGAGCGCCGCGTCTCGCTCCCCCGCCGGTCCGCGGCCGAGTGCCTGGCCGAGGAGCTGCGGCGGCTGGATCCGGACGAGATCTACGGTGAAGTCCTCAGCGAAGGGCTGAAACGGCAGCACGAGATCGGCAAGACGACCAGGACGAAGGCGAAGGCACGCCGATGA
- the zwf gene encoding glucose-6-phosphate dehydrogenase codes for MSSTNPLRDKRDKRLPRIAGPSGLVIFGVTGDLARKKLMPAVYDLANRGLLPPGFSLVGFARRDWAAQDFGKEVHDAVKEHARTPFRESTWRQLAQGFRFVPGDFSDDDAFDKLAETVRDLDRQQGTGGNFAFYLSIPPSFFDVVCKQLARSGLAAPEDEDQWRRVIIEKPFGHDLASARELNATVESIFPADSIFRIDHYLGKETVQNIMALRFANQLFEPTWNAHYVDHVQITMSEDIGIGGRAGYYDGIGAARDVIQNHLLQLLALVAMEEPVSFDAADLRAEKEKVLSAVRLPHDLDAYTARGQYAAGWAGGVQVKGFLDEDGIPPTSTTETYAAVRLDIDTRRWAGVPFYLRTGKRLGRRVTEVAIVFKRAPHLPFESTATEELGENALVIRVQPDEGVTIRFGSKVPGTAMEVRDVTMDFGYGYSFTEESPEAYERLILDVLLGDPPLFPRHEEVELSWKILDPIEEHWAANGKPEQYVPGGWGPPSADAMLARDGRTWRRP; via the coding sequence GTGAGCTCGACGAACCCGCTGCGCGACAAGCGCGACAAGCGGCTCCCCCGTATCGCCGGCCCGTCCGGCCTGGTCATCTTCGGCGTCACCGGTGACCTGGCCCGCAAGAAGCTGATGCCCGCGGTGTACGACCTCGCGAACCGCGGGCTGTTGCCGCCGGGGTTCTCGCTGGTCGGGTTCGCCCGGCGCGACTGGGCCGCGCAGGACTTCGGCAAGGAGGTCCACGACGCGGTCAAGGAGCACGCGCGCACCCCGTTCCGCGAGTCGACGTGGCGGCAGCTCGCGCAGGGTTTCCGGTTCGTGCCGGGCGACTTCTCCGACGACGACGCCTTCGACAAGCTCGCCGAGACCGTCCGCGACCTCGACCGGCAGCAAGGCACCGGCGGCAACTTCGCCTTCTACTTGTCGATCCCGCCGTCGTTCTTCGACGTCGTCTGCAAGCAGCTGGCCCGCTCCGGCCTGGCCGCGCCGGAGGACGAGGACCAGTGGCGCCGGGTGATCATCGAGAAGCCGTTCGGCCACGACCTCGCCAGCGCCCGGGAGCTCAACGCCACCGTCGAGAGCATCTTCCCGGCCGACTCGATCTTCCGCATCGACCACTACCTGGGCAAGGAGACCGTCCAGAACATCATGGCGTTGCGGTTCGCCAACCAGCTGTTCGAGCCGACCTGGAACGCCCACTACGTCGACCACGTGCAGATCACCATGTCCGAGGACATCGGGATCGGCGGCCGGGCCGGCTACTACGACGGCATCGGCGCGGCTCGCGACGTCATCCAGAACCACCTGCTGCAACTGCTGGCCCTGGTGGCGATGGAGGAGCCGGTCTCGTTCGACGCCGCTGACTTGCGCGCGGAGAAGGAGAAGGTGTTGTCGGCCGTGCGGCTGCCGCACGACCTGGACGCGTACACCGCCCGAGGGCAGTACGCCGCCGGCTGGGCCGGCGGCGTGCAGGTCAAGGGGTTCCTCGACGAGGACGGCATCCCGCCGACGTCGACGACGGAGACGTATGCCGCGGTCCGCCTCGACATCGACACCCGCCGCTGGGCCGGCGTCCCGTTCTACCTGCGCACCGGCAAACGGCTCGGGCGCCGGGTCACCGAGGTGGCCATCGTCTTCAAGCGGGCGCCGCACCTGCCGTTCGAGTCGACCGCCACCGAGGAGCTGGGCGAGAACGCCCTGGTCATCCGCGTCCAGCCGGACGAAGGGGTGACCATCCGGTTCGGTTCGAAGGTGCCCGGGACGGCGATGGAGGTCCGCGACGTCACCATGGACTTCGGCTACGGCTACTCCTTCACCGAGGAGAGCCCCGAGGCCTACGAACGGCTCATCCTCGACGTGCTGCTCGGCGACCCGCCGCTGTTCCCGCGGCACGAGGAGGTCGAGCTGTCGTGGAAGATCCTCGACCCGATCGAGGAGCACTGGGCCGCGAACGGCAAGCCCGAACAGTACGTGCCGGGTGGCTGGGGACCGCCGTCGGCCGATGCCATGCTCGCCCGCGACGGCCGCACCTGGCGCCGGCCGTGA
- a CDS encoding glucose-6-phosphate isomerase gives MTELTVTRQGLDDGDVVNALVGDKVASRIAAGDATLWGPEAESEASIRLGWTQLHETSRPLLAEIEALAAQLRDEGLDRIVLAGMGGSSLAPEVITRTAGVELTVLDTTDPGAVRRALADRLDRTVIVVSSKSGSTVETDSQRRVFEAAFTAAGIDAASRIVVVTDPGSGLAELAEKSGYRKVFLADPSVGGRYSALTAFGLVPSGLAGADIAALLDEAGAAAAVLETDSPDNPALLLGAALAGGRRGDNEAGAVHDKVAIADAGSGIAGFADWAEQLIAESTGKQGTGVLPIAAAAGDPEITDPTTDVLPALVGGQQVAHGEPSVTVTGPLGAQFLLWEYATAVAGRLLGINPFDQPDVESAKVAARGLLDATPEPEPPAFVDGVVEVRGSAGLLDGVTSLDAAVDALLGRLAPNGYLAVMAYLDREGPDASLADVRVPLERRTERPTTFGWGPRFLHSTGQYHKGGPAQGVYLQITGAAAEDLPIPDRPFTFGQLIAAQAAGDAQVLADHDRPVLRLHLTDRAAGVEILKGLLR, from the coding sequence GTGACCGAGCTGACCGTCACCCGGCAGGGGCTCGACGACGGGGACGTCGTGAATGCGCTGGTCGGCGACAAGGTCGCATCGCGCATCGCCGCGGGCGACGCCACGCTGTGGGGTCCGGAGGCCGAGTCGGAGGCCTCGATCCGGCTGGGGTGGACGCAGCTGCACGAGACGTCGCGGCCGCTGCTGGCCGAGATCGAGGCACTCGCGGCCCAGCTGCGCGACGAGGGCCTGGACCGCATCGTGCTGGCCGGCATGGGCGGTTCGTCGCTGGCGCCGGAGGTCATCACCCGCACCGCCGGCGTCGAGCTCACCGTCCTCGACACCACCGACCCGGGCGCGGTGCGGCGGGCGCTGGCCGACCGGCTCGACCGCACCGTCATCGTCGTGTCGAGCAAGTCCGGCTCGACGGTCGAGACCGACAGCCAGCGGCGGGTCTTCGAGGCCGCATTCACGGCGGCCGGCATCGACGCGGCCAGCCGCATCGTCGTCGTCACCGATCCTGGCTCGGGGCTGGCGGAGCTGGCTGAGAAGAGCGGCTACCGCAAGGTGTTCCTCGCCGACCCGAGCGTGGGCGGGCGCTACTCCGCGCTGACGGCGTTCGGCCTGGTGCCGAGTGGCTTGGCGGGCGCGGACATCGCCGCCCTTCTCGACGAAGCCGGCGCTGCCGCCGCCGTCCTGGAGACCGACTCCCCCGACAACCCGGCGCTGCTGCTCGGCGCGGCCCTTGCCGGCGGGCGCAGAGGAGACAACGAGGCCGGGGCTGTCCATGACAAAGTCGCCATCGCCGACGCCGGCTCCGGCATCGCCGGGTTCGCCGACTGGGCCGAGCAGCTGATCGCGGAGTCCACCGGCAAGCAGGGCACCGGCGTGCTGCCCATCGCTGCCGCCGCCGGCGACCCGGAGATCACGGACCCGACCACGGACGTGCTGCCCGCGCTGGTGGGCGGCCAGCAGGTCGCCCACGGCGAGCCGTCCGTCACCGTCACCGGTCCGCTCGGTGCGCAGTTCCTGCTCTGGGAGTACGCGACGGCGGTCGCCGGGCGGCTGCTCGGCATCAACCCGTTCGACCAGCCCGATGTCGAGAGCGCGAAGGTCGCGGCTCGCGGCCTGCTGGACGCGACCCCCGAACCGGAGCCGCCGGCGTTCGTCGACGGCGTGGTCGAGGTGCGTGGCTCGGCGGGGCTCCTGGACGGGGTGACGTCGCTCGACGCTGCCGTGGACGCGTTGCTGGGCCGGCTGGCGCCCAACGGCTACCTGGCCGTCATGGCGTACCTGGACCGTGAGGGCCCGGACGCGTCGCTCGCGGACGTGCGGGTGCCGCTGGAGCGACGCACCGAGCGGCCGACGACGTTCGGCTGGGGGCCGCGCTTCCTGCACTCGACCGGCCAGTACCACAAGGGCGGTCCGGCGCAGGGCGTGTACCTGCAGATCACCGGTGCCGCCGCGGAGGACCTGCCCATCCCCGACCGTCCGTTCACGTTCGGCCAGCTCATCGCCGCGCAGGCGGCCGGCGACGCGCAGGTGCTCGCCGATCACGACCGGCCGGTGCTGCGGCTGCACCTGACCGACCGGGCGGCCGGCGTCGAGATCCTGAAGGGCCTGCTGCGGTGA
- the tal gene encoding transaldolase yields MSATDPLAQLSAEGVAVWLDDLSRDRLTTGNLQTLIDEKHVVGVTTNPSIFQAAISKSSLYDDDLRRHAGQGSDADTAVRDLTTDDVRAAADLFAPIARPATTGDGRVSIEVDPRLAHDTDGTIAQARDLWDEVGRPNVFVKIPATKAGLPAITATIAAGISVNVTLIFSIDRYREVMDAYQAGLEQRLAAGESLEGIASVASFFVSRVDSEIDKRLEAIGSDEALELRGKSAVANARLAYAAYEEVVGAERWQRLEAAGAQRQRPLWASTSTKNPDYDDTMYVAQLVAPDTVNTMPEATIDAVADHGVITGDTVRPNYDDARSTLTAVSAAGVDLDDVSAVLEREGVEKFATSWNDLLESVNAKLEAAK; encoded by the coding sequence ATGAGTGCAACCGACCCGCTCGCCCAGCTCAGCGCGGAGGGCGTCGCCGTCTGGCTCGACGACCTCTCGCGCGACCGCCTCACCACCGGCAACCTGCAGACGTTGATCGACGAGAAGCACGTCGTCGGCGTCACCACCAACCCGTCGATCTTCCAGGCCGCCATCTCCAAGAGCAGCCTGTACGACGACGACCTGCGCCGGCACGCCGGTCAGGGGTCGGACGCCGACACCGCGGTGCGCGACCTCACCACCGACGACGTCCGCGCCGCCGCTGACCTGTTCGCGCCGATCGCCCGGCCCGCCACCACCGGCGACGGCCGGGTGTCCATCGAGGTCGACCCGCGCCTGGCGCACGACACCGACGGCACCATCGCCCAGGCCCGCGACCTGTGGGACGAGGTGGGCCGGCCGAACGTGTTCGTCAAGATCCCGGCCACGAAGGCGGGGCTGCCGGCCATCACGGCCACGATTGCCGCAGGCATCAGCGTCAACGTCACGCTGATCTTCTCGATCGACCGCTACCGTGAGGTCATGGACGCCTACCAGGCCGGTCTCGAACAGCGCCTGGCCGCCGGCGAGTCCCTCGAAGGCATCGCCTCGGTCGCGTCCTTCTTCGTCAGCCGTGTCGATTCCGAGATCGACAAGCGCCTGGAGGCCATCGGCTCCGACGAGGCGCTGGAGCTGCGCGGCAAGTCCGCGGTCGCCAACGCCCGTCTCGCCTACGCCGCGTACGAGGAGGTCGTCGGGGCCGAGCGCTGGCAGCGACTGGAGGCCGCCGGTGCCCAGCGGCAGCGTCCGCTGTGGGCGTCCACGTCGACGAAGAACCCCGACTACGACGACACCATGTACGTCGCCCAGCTGGTCGCCCCCGACACCGTCAACACCATGCCGGAGGCCACCATCGACGCGGTCGCCGACCACGGCGTCATCACCGGCGACACCGTCCGGCCGAACTACGACGACGCGCGTTCGACCCTGACCGCGGTCAGCGCCGCCGGCGTCGACCTCGACGACGTCAGTGCCGTCCTGGAGCGTGAGGGCGTGGAGAAGTTCGCGACCAGCTGGAACGACCTGCTCGAGTCCGTCAACGCCAAGCTGGAGGCAGCGAAGTGA
- the tkt gene encoding transketolase — MNTTPENHTSFEWTDLDDRAVDTGRLLAMDAVEKTGNGHPGTAMSLSPVAYTLYQRVLRHDPSDQLWLGRDRFVLSAGHTSLTQYIQLYLSGYDVSLDDLKAFRTWGSATPGHPEYRHTDGVEVTTGPLGSGFGTAVGMAFAARRIRGLLDPDAAPGESVFDHHVFVIASDGDLEEGVSSEASSLAGTQELGNLVVIWDDNKISIEDDTNIAFTEDTVARYEAYGWHTQVVDFTAGGDYKEDPQAIYEALQNAKAVTDRPSFIAVRTIIGWPAPNKQNTGGIHGSALGAEEVAATKRVMGADPEKTFDVADDVLAHTRAVAERGRELRAEWDQRFAAWREAQPERAALLDRLQKRALPDGWTDALPVFEPSEKGVATRAASGKVINAIAPVLPELWGGSADLAGSNNTTIEGEPSFLPEKRSSKKFEGHPYGRTLHFGVREFAAGLINNGIALAGLTRPYAATFLVFSDYQRAAVRLAALQKLPATFVWTHDSIGLGEDGPTHQPVEHLSALRAIPGFDVVRPADANETAVAWRTILERAHPAGLALTRQNVPTFDRDTYASAEGTARGAYVFAEADGGAPQVILMASGSELQLAVEAREQLQADGIPTRVVSFPSHEWFEEQDAEYRESVLPAAVRARVSVEAGIAMSWHRYLGDAGRAVSLEHFGASADYQTLYREFGITADAVVAAARDSISHV, encoded by the coding sequence GTGAACACGACACCCGAAAACCACACTTCGTTCGAGTGGACCGACCTTGACGACCGGGCGGTCGACACCGGGCGGTTGCTCGCCATGGATGCGGTCGAGAAGACCGGGAACGGGCATCCCGGGACCGCGATGAGCCTGTCCCCCGTCGCCTACACCCTGTACCAGCGGGTGCTGCGGCACGACCCGTCCGACCAGCTGTGGCTGGGCCGCGACCGGTTCGTGCTGTCGGCCGGGCACACCAGCCTGACCCAGTACATCCAGCTCTACCTGTCCGGCTACGACGTGTCGCTCGACGACCTCAAGGCGTTCCGCACGTGGGGCTCGGCCACGCCGGGTCATCCGGAGTACCGGCACACCGACGGCGTCGAGGTCACCACCGGCCCGCTCGGTTCCGGCTTCGGGACGGCGGTCGGCATGGCGTTCGCGGCGCGCCGGATCCGTGGCCTGCTCGACCCGGACGCCGCGCCCGGCGAGAGCGTGTTCGACCACCACGTCTTCGTCATCGCCTCCGACGGCGACCTCGAGGAGGGCGTGTCCAGCGAGGCCAGTTCGCTGGCCGGCACGCAGGAGCTGGGCAACCTCGTCGTCATCTGGGACGACAACAAGATCTCCATCGAGGACGACACCAACATCGCCTTCACCGAGGACACGGTGGCCCGGTACGAGGCGTACGGCTGGCACACCCAGGTGGTGGACTTCACGGCCGGCGGTGACTACAAGGAAGATCCGCAGGCGATCTACGAGGCGCTGCAGAACGCGAAGGCCGTCACCGACCGGCCGTCGTTCATCGCGGTGCGCACCATCATCGGCTGGCCGGCACCGAACAAGCAGAACACCGGTGGCATCCACGGCTCGGCGCTGGGTGCCGAGGAGGTCGCGGCCACGAAGCGGGTCATGGGTGCGGACCCGGAGAAGACCTTCGACGTCGCCGACGACGTGCTCGCCCACACCCGCGCCGTCGCCGAGCGTGGCCGCGAGCTGCGCGCGGAGTGGGACCAGCGCTTCGCCGCCTGGCGCGAGGCGCAGCCCGAGCGGGCCGCGCTGCTGGACCGGTTGCAGAAGCGGGCCCTGCCCGACGGCTGGACCGACGCGCTGCCGGTCTTCGAGCCGAGCGAGAAGGGCGTGGCCACCCGGGCCGCGTCGGGCAAGGTCATCAACGCGATCGCGCCGGTGCTGCCGGAGCTGTGGGGCGGCTCCGCCGACCTGGCCGGCTCCAACAACACCACCATCGAGGGCGAGCCGAGCTTCCTGCCCGAGAAGCGCTCCAGTAAGAAGTTCGAGGGTCACCCGTACGGCCGGACGCTGCACTTCGGGGTGCGTGAGTTCGCCGCCGGCCTCATCAACAACGGCATCGCGCTGGCCGGGCTGACCCGCCCCTACGCGGCCACGTTCCTGGTGTTCAGCGACTACCAGCGGGCCGCGGTCCGGCTGGCGGCGCTGCAGAAGTTGCCGGCGACGTTCGTGTGGACGCACGACTCCATCGGCCTGGGTGAGGACGGCCCGACCCACCAGCCGGTGGAGCACCTGTCGGCGCTGCGGGCCATTCCGGGCTTCGACGTCGTCCGGCCGGCCGACGCCAACGAGACCGCCGTGGCGTGGCGCACCATCCTGGAGCGGGCGCACCCGGCGGGCTTGGCCCTGACCAGGCAGAACGTGCCGACGTTCGATCGCGACACCTACGCTTCGGCCGAGGGCACCGCGCGCGGCGCCTACGTCTTCGCCGAGGCCGACGGCGGCGCCCCGCAGGTCATTCTCATGGCCAGCGGCTCGGAGCTGCAGCTGGCCGTCGAGGCCCGCGAGCAGCTGCAGGCCGACGGCATCCCGACGCGCGTCGTCTCGTTCCCGTCGCACGAGTGGTTCGAGGAGCAGGACGCCGAGTACCGCGAGTCTGTCCTGCCCGCGGCGGTCAGGGCCCGCGTCTCGGTCGAGGCCGGCATCGCGATGAGCTGGCACCGCTACCTCGGCGACGCCGGCCGCGCGGTCAGCCTCGAGCACTTCGGCGCGTCGGCGGACTACCAGACCCTGTATCGCGAGTTCGGCATCACGGCCGACGCCGTGGTGGCCGCGGCCCGCGACTCCATCTCGCACGTCTGA
- a CDS encoding heme o synthase: MTSVEPSPVETRRVPTPSRLARARGVVASYVSLMKLRVVELLLITTLPAMVLAERGLPSLGLVVATLVAGTLAGGSAHAFNQVLERDIDAVMHRTRRRPVARSIVAPYPAFAFASVLLAASVAIMLAWVNPLAAALTIAANLFYVLVYTMLLKRRTSQNIVWGGVAGCVPTLIGWAAVTGTLDWPPVLLFLVVFFWTPPHYWPLAMRYREDYARAGIPMLPVVATPRTVALQILLYSWAMVATTLVLWPVADLGWIFGLAAVLTGAWFLIEAHRLHRRARRTADHAGLTAMRLFHGSITYLTVVFVGVMADVLVLG, encoded by the coding sequence TTGACGTCCGTCGAGCCGAGCCCCGTCGAGACGCGCCGCGTGCCGACGCCGTCGCGGCTGGCACGAGCCCGCGGCGTAGTGGCCTCCTACGTCTCGCTGATGAAGCTGCGGGTCGTCGAGCTGCTGCTCATCACCACCCTGCCGGCCATGGTGCTGGCCGAGCGGGGGCTCCCGTCGCTCGGCCTCGTGGTGGCCACCCTGGTGGCCGGGACCCTCGCCGGCGGTAGCGCCCACGCCTTCAACCAGGTGCTCGAGCGCGACATCGACGCCGTGATGCACCGCACCCGCCGCCGCCCGGTGGCCCGCTCCATCGTCGCGCCGTACCCGGCGTTCGCGTTCGCGTCGGTGCTGCTGGCCGCGTCCGTGGCGATCATGCTGGCCTGGGTCAACCCGCTGGCGGCCGCGCTGACCATCGCGGCGAACCTGTTCTACGTCCTCGTCTACACCATGCTGCTCAAGCGGCGGACCTCACAGAACATCGTCTGGGGCGGGGTGGCCGGCTGCGTGCCGACACTTATCGGCTGGGCTGCCGTGACCGGGACGTTGGACTGGCCGCCGGTGCTGCTCTTTCTCGTCGTGTTCTTCTGGACGCCGCCGCACTACTGGCCGCTGGCCATGCGCTACCGCGAGGACTACGCGCGCGCCGGCATCCCGATGCTCCCGGTGGTGGCCACGCCGCGCACCGTCGCGCTGCAGATCCTGCTCTACTCGTGGGCCATGGTCGCCACCACGCTGGTGTTGTGGCCGGTCGCGGACCTGGGCTGGATCTTCGGGCTGGCAGCCGTCCTCACCGGCGCCTGGTTCCTGATCGAGGCACACCGGCTCCATCGCCGCGCCCGCCGGACGGCCGACCACGCCGGGCTCACCGCGATGCGGCTCTTCCACGGGTCCATCACCTACCTGACCGTGGTGTTCGTCGGCGTCATGGCCGACGTGCTCGTGCTCGGCTGA
- a CDS encoding DUF6458 family protein yields MSIGLGVFLMAVGLVLALGVRDRLSDFDLSVIGWVLTGVGALAIVLSMAVASMRGRRGPARTTEYVERRDDVDPL; encoded by the coding sequence ATGAGCATCGGACTCGGGGTCTTCTTGATGGCGGTAGGCCTGGTCCTGGCGCTCGGTGTCCGCGACCGGCTCTCCGACTTCGACCTCAGCGTGATCGGCTGGGTCCTCACCGGCGTCGGTGCCCTGGCGATCGTTCTGTCCATGGCGGTCGCCTCGATGCGAGGCCGCCGCGGCCCGGCCCGCACCACCGAGTACGTGGAGCGGCGCGACGACGTCGACCCCCTCTAA